The genomic window TTTGTATAAAGTATGACGGTTGTAATCTCAAGCGGAAGCGCAATCAAAACGGCCGTCCAGAACGTTCCGTCAAGAGGCGGTATCCCGACGAATAAAAGACTTATCATAAGAAGAGGCAGTGAAAACAACAGCCGCAGCCATGCAACGAGATATTCATCCTTTACGGAAAATAAAAGACGCTTGGTCAGCGCATCGCTCGTAGCGAGCAGGAATGCAGTCAGAAATGCATATATCACCCACAAATCCGGATCCTCCTGATCATCTTTTTTTGCCCTCTGATGATATTTTACATTACCCTGATTATTATGTCAGATGGTATTTTTGCTCTAAAAACTTTTTAATTGATCTTCCCTGCGTCAGAGACCGCAGGGAATCTAATGTAAGGAATTTCTTTTTATTACATGCGCTCGCTAACCCCGCAGCAAGACCACTGGGAATACGCTCGTTGTCCATTTACTTCAGGATAAGTGGAAAAACCCTTGACATTATCGTATCTTTTTGATATTTATATGCTATGCTACTTCGTAGCAAAGGGGTCATAGGTTTAGATGTGGGTTCCAGACACATCAAGGTCGTTCAGCTTAAAGACGTCAAAGACGGCTATCAGTTAGAGCGTTTAAATATCGCCACACTTCCGCCTGAATTAATCGTTGACGGCTCCATCATAGATTCGCCGCGTGTCGTGGAGGCAATAAAAGGGCTTATCTCGGAGTCCGGGATAAAAATAAAGGATGCGGCCATCTCAGTATCAGGACATTCCTCTGTAATCATCAAACGGATATCCCTGCCCCAGATGACCGAAGATGAGTTGAACGATTCAATAAAATTTGAGGCGGAGCCGTATGTGCCGTTTGACATAGACGATGTAAATCTTGACTTCCAGATACTCGGTACAGGCGAAGAACAAAACAAGATGGATGTCGTTATCGTTGCCGTTAAAAAAGATAAGATAAACGAATACGTATCCGTCGTCAAGGAGTCCGGACTCAATCCTGTAATAGTTGATGTAGACCTTTTTGCGCTCGCAAATATCTATGAAGTCAATTATGAGTCAAAGCCCGGAGAAAATACCGCCCTTGTTAATATCGGAGCCGGGACAATTAATATAAATATCCTGAACGGCGGCGTATCCGTATTTACAAGATACAGTCCGGTCGGCAGCAATCTTCACACAGAGGCCGTTCAGCGGGAGTTCGGCATTTCATATAACGATTCAGAACGCTTAAAACGCGGAGAGTCCATTGAAGGAATTCCAAAGGAAAACGTACCACCGGCCGTAAATTCCGCTTCCGAGGATATTATTGCCGAGATTGCCAGGTCTTTTGACTACTTCAGGGGCGCCACGAATGAGAACGATATCCACGAGATTATCCTAAGCGGCGGATGCGTGCTGATAAAAGATTTTGCCTCACTGCTGAATGAGAAAATCGGCGCTGACGTAAAAATCATAGAGCCTTTTAAAAATATCCAAATCCCCGAGAGTTTTGACAAAGCGCATCTTAAAAAAATGGGGCCTATTGCCGTTGTGGCGCTGGGACTGGCTTTAAGGAGACTTGG from Nitrospirota bacterium includes these protein-coding regions:
- the pilM gene encoding type IV pilus assembly protein PilM; the encoded protein is MGSRHIKVVQLKDVKDGYQLERLNIATLPPELIVDGSIIDSPRVVEAIKGLISESGIKIKDAAISVSGHSSVIIKRISLPQMTEDELNDSIKFEAEPYVPFDIDDVNLDFQILGTGEEQNKMDVVIVAVKKDKINEYVSVVKESGLNPVIVDVDLFALANIYEVNYESKPGENTALVNIGAGTININILNGGVSVFTRYSPVGSNLHTEAVQREFGISYNDSERLKRGESIEGIPKENVPPAVNSASEDIIAEIARSFDYFRGATNENDIHEIILSGGCVLIKDFASLLNEKIGADVKIIEPFKNIQIPESFDKAHLKKMGPIAVVALGLALRRLGDR